Proteins encoded together in one Erpetoichthys calabaricus chromosome 1 unlocalized genomic scaffold, fErpCal1.3 SUPER_1_unloc_23, whole genome shotgun sequence window:
- the LOC127526375 gene encoding B-cell differentiation antigen CD72-like, translating to MLLIFYVLLVAAPIFFSIYYFITLNHKEQELEELRIAYYNLTSNNSALLAAHAILQSKYERNNSYLQESRDTLQSQYVALNKKHEELAKEFSKLQEYYCDGTNTSHVNTCPLCKLGWIPFSSKCYFISTKTKTWNESHDWCLTKGGQLVNIENSEEWVCHLCRWI from the exons ATGCTGTTGATCTTCTATGTTCTCCTAGTGGCCGCCCCCATATTCTTTTCTATTTACT ATTTCATAACATTAAATCACAAGGAGCAAGAACTGGAAGAGTTAAGAATTGCATATTACAACTTGACCAGTAACAACAGTGCTCTGTTGGCGGCTCATGCTATCCTGCAGTCCAAATATGAAAGAAACAACAGTTATCTACAGGAAAGTCGAGATACCCTGCAGTCTCAGTATGTAGCTCTGAATAAGAAGCATGAAGAACTGGCCAAAGAGTTCAGTAAACTGCAGGAATACTACTGTGATGGTACAAACACATCTCACG TAAACACTTGCCCGCTATGTAAACTGGGCTGGATCCCCTTCAGTTCCAAGTGTTACTTCATCTCCACTAAGACAAAGACCTGGAATGAGAGCCATGATTGGTGCCTGACAAAGGGTGGACAACTAGTGAATATAGAAAACTCAGAGGAGTGGGTATGTCATTTATGCAGGTGGATTTAA